In Marinicella rhabdoformis, a genomic segment contains:
- a CDS encoding M24 family metallopeptidase yields the protein MKIFLTLLLMSSAWASHATPKILSLQAQANTIDRLLADKVKNTLPTLMRKNGIDMWIVMAREYNEDPVIRTMLPATWHAARRRTVLVMHDPDPDLDIETFAVARYDVGQVFKKAWDKEKQPDQWQRLIEIITEKQPNKIGLNYSNFEAQADGLTHAEHQQFLENLPPEFHPKVVSAEKLAINWLETRTAAEMAIYPQIVGIAHEIIAEGLSNQAIQPGVTSTEDLVWWFREKVRSLGLKTWFHPSVSIQRADASNFDHLRTFDSRPADNIIKAGDLLHVDFGITYLRLNTDTQQHAYVLKPGESEAPDYLKQALINGNRLQDIFTDNFKVGRTGNQVLKKSRQEAIKEGIKPSIYTHPIGYYGHAAGTTLGMWDSQEGVPHTGDHPLHANTAYAIELNAATFIKEWNKEIRIMLEEDAFFDGKNVRYIHGRQKSFHLISGFNNLQLGD from the coding sequence ATGAAAATATTCTTAACTTTGCTGTTAATGAGCAGCGCATGGGCTTCACATGCCACACCAAAAATTTTATCACTTCAAGCCCAGGCCAACACCATTGATCGATTACTGGCCGATAAAGTAAAAAACACATTGCCCACATTGATGCGAAAAAATGGCATTGATATGTGGATAGTTATGGCACGCGAGTACAACGAAGATCCTGTCATACGAACCATGTTACCAGCCACTTGGCATGCCGCCAGACGCCGCACTGTTTTGGTGATGCATGACCCAGACCCAGATTTGGACATAGAAACTTTCGCTGTCGCCCGGTATGACGTTGGCCAAGTGTTCAAAAAAGCATGGGATAAGGAGAAACAACCTGACCAATGGCAACGTTTGATTGAAATCATTACTGAAAAACAACCCAATAAAATAGGCCTTAATTATTCAAACTTTGAAGCGCAAGCCGATGGCTTGACCCATGCTGAACACCAGCAGTTTCTTGAAAACCTACCGCCAGAGTTTCACCCTAAAGTAGTCAGCGCAGAAAAACTGGCGATCAACTGGCTAGAAACACGCACCGCTGCAGAAATGGCCATCTACCCACAAATTGTAGGCATTGCTCATGAAATCATTGCTGAAGGTTTATCTAACCAAGCGATCCAGCCAGGCGTAACCAGTACCGAAGACTTGGTATGGTGGTTTCGAGAGAAAGTACGCTCATTGGGGTTGAAAACATGGTTTCACCCTTCAGTTTCCATCCAAAGGGCAGATGCTTCAAATTTTGATCATTTAAGAACTTTTGATTCAAGGCCAGCAGACAACATCATCAAAGCAGGTGATTTATTACATGTGGATTTTGGCATCACCTATTTGCGGTTGAATACCGATACACAGCAACATGCCTATGTATTAAAACCCGGAGAATCTGAAGCACCTGACTACCTCAAACAAGCCTTGATTAATGGCAACCGCTTACAAGACATATTTACTGACAACTTCAAAGTCGGGAGAACTGGAAACCAAGTTTTGAAAAAATCTCGCCAAGAGGCCATTAAAGAAGGCATCAAACCTTCGATTTACACCCACCCCATTGGCTATTATGGCCATGCCGCCGGCACCACACTCGGTATGTGGGACTCGCAAGAGGGTGTACCACACACTGGCGACCACCCATTACATGCCAATACGGCTTATGCCATAGAATTGAATGCCGCCACTTTCATCAAAGAATGGAACAAAGAAATCCGCATTATGCTGGAAGAAGATGCTTTTTTCGATGGCAAGAATGTGCGTTATATCCATGGGCGACAAAAAAGTTTTCACCTTATTTCAGGTTTTAATAATCTACAACTTGGTGACTGA
- a CDS encoding ribonucleotide reductase subunit alpha — protein MEITNYDTLLKAAKQQPEPQRFLFVFVSKSLADDHNEAQAEKFKAGLGGELTPVMTVDKPLDELSSFDALVAESELLQKPWDMVLVGCLSGQNGVMPTAEDSMKHLEAMMKTVEMGGTLSKYMVFDKSGTPLLFS, from the coding sequence ATGGAAATTACCAACTATGACACTTTGCTGAAGGCAGCAAAACAACAACCAGAGCCACAACGTTTTTTATTCGTCTTTGTCAGTAAATCACTGGCTGATGACCACAATGAAGCGCAGGCTGAAAAGTTCAAAGCAGGATTGGGAGGTGAGCTCACTCCAGTCATGACTGTAGATAAACCTTTGGATGAACTTTCTAGTTTCGATGCTTTGGTGGCAGAGTCTGAATTGTTACAAAAGCCATGGGATATGGTATTGGTCGGTTGTTTGTCTGGTCAAAATGGTGTGATGCCTACTGCTGAGGATTCAATGAAACACTTAGAGGCCATGATGAAAACTGTAGAGATGGGCGGTACTTTATCTAAATATATGGTGTTTGATAAATCAGGGACACCATTGCTATTCAGTTAA